The DNA region GGATCCGGACGACGGCGACGATCTTGTCGGGCTGGTCCTCGATCGATACGACCTCGTTGCGCGTCTTGGCGGCCCACGCCTGCACGTCGGCCTTCACCCCGGAGTCGGTCGCCCACAGTTCGATCGTATCGCCGACTTTCGCCCGCCGGTATGCCATGGCGAGATCGGTGATCGGTCCGGGGCACGAAGAACCCCGGGAATCCACCATCGTGCGGGTCGTGGTGCCGTCCATGACTACACCTCAGATGAACAGCGTTTGGCCCTGCTCAATGCCCTCGAGGAAGGTCGCGGCCCCGACGACGTCGTCGATCAGGTCGTTAAAGTCGGCCTTCGTCAGGCCCATCACGTCCGCCATCATCGAGCACGCGTAGACCTTGGCGCCCAGCTCCTTGGCCTGCCGCAGCATCGCGTCCCAAGGCCCGACGCGGGCCGCCTTCATGCCCTGTGCCAGCGCCGGCGCCATCGAGGCGAACTCCGCGGGGAACGGCAGGTCGTGGGGCTGCTTCGTGAATCCCAGCAGGGCGAACCCCGTCACGAAGATGTTGACCTGCATTTCCATCGCCGCCGCGGCCTGCGCGAGCACGCCGAGCGGAATGAATTTGTCCGCCGTCCCGCCGAACATGATGATCGACAGCTTGCCGCTTGTTACAGTCCCGGGCTTCTCAGACGTCACCGTGGGCAACGTCGTCTCTATGGGCATTGTCAACCCTCCCGATCGCCGTCGTTGCTCTACACTTGCAATCGTACGGAAGACGCGAGGGGGACACCATCGGATGGGGGTCGTATCCGTGGTCGGTCGCGGTGCGTATCGGCCCAGGTGCCGGGCCGGACGGAGGCCTCCGTCGCCACCGGTGGTCGTGCGGCTAGGCCGGTGCGGCGGTCAGAAACACCCCGTGCGGAGAACGCTCGGTGGGAAACGTGGTGAGGATCCTCTGGGTGCGGGTGTCGATCACGGTGGCCGTATCGCCGTAGCGGCCCGAGACCCACAATTGGGATTCGTCGGGGCTCAGCATCGGCATATCGGGGCCCCCGGGAGCGCGAAACTTGGCCAGCACCCGCTGGCGCCGCACGTCGAAGGCGCTCACCGTGTTCTCGCCCCGGTTCGTCACATAGATCGTGCGGCCGTCGCGGGTCATGACCATTTCGTGCGCGTCCTTGCCGCTGTGGACCCGTTTCGTGAGCCGCCAGTCGTCCGTGGCGAACACGCTGATTGTGCCGGCTCCGCCGCTGGCGACGAAAAGATAGCGCGTGTCCGGCGACACCGCGACCCCGGCCGGCAGCGGATCGACCGGCAGGCGGTGGATCACGGCGATCGTCTGAGTGTCGATCACAGTCACGACGTTGGAGTGCTGGTTCGCGTTGACAAACCAGTGTCGCGCGCCGGCCAGCCAGAAGTGGCTCGGTTTGCGGCCGGTCTCGAGTCGCTTGATCCGGCGAAACGTGCGCGCGTCGTGGACCTCGACAAACGTGTAGCGGTACGCCACTTTGTAGAGGTGGCGGCCGTCGCCGGTGAACGTGATGTTGTAGGGATCGAGGATCGGGAGGCGGCGGACCGGCCGCAGGGTCTTGAGGTCGATTTCGATCAGCTCGTTGCTGCTCGTGTTGCACGAGTAGACCGACGTCCCGCCGAGGCTCCGGTGAAACTTGTGCGGCTCCCGGCCGACGCGCAGCGTGCCGAAGGGCTCCAGCGTTTGGCCGTCGGCCAGCGTCACGGTGTCGCTGAGACTGTTGGCGATGAGCGCGATGACCCGCGTCTTCGACGCCGTTCGCTGGGGCGGCGATGCCGCCGCCGGCGCGATTCCGGCCGGCCATCCCAACGCGGCTATGCCCGCGGCGACACCGGTCTCCCCTAAGAACGCGCGGCGGGTAAGGGGACGCCCCGGCCGTGCCGTCATCGCGTCGCGCACTCCCGGCACCGTCCGTGCACGATGAGCGATGCCCCTGTCGCGTCGAAGCCCCGCGCAGCGTGCCGGACGAGGGGCATCAGCACAGTGGGATCGACGGGGAGATCCACGACCCGCCGGCACGTGTCGCACACGAGGTGACCATGCGGAGTCGTGTTCTGCTCCCAGTGCGTCGCTCCTCCCGGAAGCGGCAGGGGCGCGACCAGCCGGAGATCCGCGAGTTCGTGCAGGATCGCGTACACTGTCTTGAGGGCGAGACCCGGGACGGCGGGGCGGAGGCGGGTATGAAGTTCCTCCGCGGTGGGGTGACCCTCGGCGTTTTCGAGCGTCTGAAAGACGGCCATCCGCTGGGCCGTGATGTTGCGCCCCTGCGCTCGAAATGCCGCGACGGCTTGATTTGTCGAGAACCGTCCCACTCGACCTGCCACCCTTTTACCGGCGCCAGAGATTCACGGATCGCGCCCAGCCCTTGTCTTGCAAGCCTCGGCGCAGCCTGTTCATTTTCGCCCTTGACGGCTATTCCTGACCGTAGCACTCTAGAATCCGGCACGCAACATCTCGTCCGTGCGCGTTTCTCTTTAAGGGGGGCGATACGAAGACATGACGGTCTGGCAGACGACCGCACTTGGGGCGCTGGCGGGGTTCACCATCTACCTGGGACTTCCGGTCGCCCGGCTGGGGCCCCGGACGAAGACGATTCAGAACCTGCTCAACGCGGTGGCGATCGGCGTGTTGCTCTTCCTCGTTTGGGACATTCTCTCAAAGGCGCAGGAGCCGATCGACGGGGCGCTCAAGGCCGCCATGAAGTCCGGGCACTGGAACGTCTTCGGGTCCCTGGTCGGCATGCTCGTGTTCGGCTTGATCCTCGGGCTGGTCGGGTTGGTCACGTTCGCCGACGTCGCCCGGCGGCGGACGGCACCCGGGCTGCCGCGGGCGCATCAACTGACGCTCATGATCGCCGCCGGCCTCGGCCTGCATAACTTCTCGGAGGGCCTGGCCATCGGGCAGGCCGCGGCGACCGGTGCGATCGGGTTTGCGATCATCCTTATGGTGGGGTTTGGCCTGCACAACATCACCGAAGGATTTGCCGTTGCGGCGCCCGTGGCCGCGGCGGGAGAGATCCCGTCGTGGTCGTTTCTCGGCACCGCGGGCCTGATCGGCGGGGGGCCGACGTTTCTCGGCACGGTGCTCGGGTATCGCGTCACCTCGCCCCAGGCGTTCGTCCTGTTCCTCGCCCTGGCCGCCGGCGCGCTCTTCTACGTGATCGGCGAGATGTTCGCCGTAGGCCGCCGCTTTCAGCAGCCCCCGGTATCGGCGTGGGGCATCATCGCC from bacterium includes:
- a CDS encoding zinc permease — translated: MTVWQTTALGALAGFTIYLGLPVARLGPRTKTIQNLLNAVAIGVLLFLVWDILSKAQEPIDGALKAAMKSGHWNVFGSLVGMLVFGLILGLVGLVTFADVARRRTAPGLPRAHQLTLMIAAGLGLHNFSEGLAIGQAAATGAIGFAIILMVGFGLHNITEGFAVAAPVAAAGEIPSWSFLGTAGLIGGGPTFLGTVLGYRVTSPQAFVLFLALAAGALFYVIGEMFAVGRRFQQPPVSAWGIIAGFLAAYATDLILTIGGA
- a CDS encoding sulfurtransferase TusA family protein; this translates as MDGTTTRTMVDSRGSSCPGPITDLAMAYRRAKVGDTIELWATDSGVKADVQAWAAKTRNEVVSIEDQPDKIVAVVRILRR
- a CDS encoding YncE family protein; translated protein: MTARPGRPLTRRAFLGETGVAAGIAALGWPAGIAPAAASPPQRTASKTRVIALIANSLSDTVTLADGQTLEPFGTLRVGREPHKFHRSLGGTSVYSCNTSSNELIEIDLKTLRPVRRLPILDPYNITFTGDGRHLYKVAYRYTFVEVHDARTFRRIKRLETGRKPSHFWLAGARHWFVNANQHSNVVTVIDTQTIAVIHRLPVDPLPAGVAVSPDTRYLFVASGGAGTISVFATDDWRLTKRVHSGKDAHEMVMTRDGRTIYVTNRGENTVSAFDVRRQRVLAKFRAPGGPDMPMLSPDESQLWVSGRYGDTATVIDTRTQRILTTFPTERSPHGVFLTAAPA
- a CDS encoding transcriptional repressor codes for the protein MGRFSTNQAVAAFRAQGRNITAQRMAVFQTLENAEGHPTAEELHTRLRPAVPGLALKTVYAILHELADLRLVAPLPLPGGATHWEQNTTPHGHLVCDTCRRVVDLPVDPTVLMPLVRHAARGFDATGASLIVHGRCRECATR
- a CDS encoding DsrE/DsrF/DrsH-like family protein — encoded protein: MPIETTLPTVTSEKPGTVTSGKLSIIMFGGTADKFIPLGVLAQAAAAMEMQVNIFVTGFALLGFTKQPHDLPFPAEFASMAPALAQGMKAARVGPWDAMLRQAKELGAKVYACSMMADVMGLTKADFNDLIDDVVGAATFLEGIEQGQTLFI